The nucleotide window TGTAGCCACCGAATGGCGAGGCCGGGTCGACGACGTTCCAGCAGTTGATCCACACCGAACCGGCCTTCAGTTGCGCGGCGACGCGGTGGGCGGAGCGCAAGTCCCGGGTCCAGAGACCGGCCGCCAGGCCGTAGGGTGAGTCGTTGGCCCGCAGGACCAGCTCATCGATCTCGGTCCAGCTCATGACGGTCAGCACTGGGCCGAAGATTTCCTCACGGGCGACGCAGGCCCGCTCGGCGCGGTCAAGGAACACGCTGGGCTGGATGAAGTGGCCGCGCTCCAAGTGGGCCGGACGGTCGCCGCCGCAGATCAGCTCAGCGCCTTCTTCCTGGCCCCGTTGCAGATAACCACGGACCGAGCCCAATTGGCGGGCCGACACCAGCGGCCCCATGCTGCTGGCCGGATCCAGCCCAGGGCCCAATACATGGGCGGCGGCGTGGCGCTGGAGTTCTTCCAGGACCTGGTCGAGGACGCTGGCGTGCACATACAGACGCGAACCGGCGGTGCAGACCTGTCCCTGGTTGTAGAAAATCCCATCGGCGGCGCCCTTGGCGGCACGCACGATATCGGCGTCCGGCAAGATAATATTCGGCGACTTGCCCCCCAGTTCCAGGGAGACTTTTTTCATGTTTCCGGTGGCTGCTTGAGCGATCAGCCGGCCGACCTGGGTCGAACCGGTAAAGGCGATCTTGTCCACGTCCGGGTGCCCGGCCAACGGCGCGCCGGTATGGGCGCCAAGCCCGGTGATCAGGTTGACCACTCCGGCCGGGAAGCCTGCGGCTTCGATCAACTGCACCAGGCGAATCGCAACCAGGGGCGTCTGTTCAGCCGGTTTCAGCACCGCGACGCAACCGGTCGCCAGCACCGGGCCGAGCTTCCACACGCACATGGTCAACGGGAAGTTCCACGGCACAATCAGTGCGCAGACGCCCACGGGCTCACGCACGGTGTAATTGAGCATCGGTGCGCCGCTGGCGGGCGACACCGGATGCGTACTGCCCTCGATCTTGGTCGGCCAACCGGCAAAATAGCGAATGATGTTGGCGGCGCTGGCCGCTTCACCGCGGGCATTGGCAATCGGCTTGCCGTTCTCCAGCGTGATCAACTGGGCCAGCTCCTCGCGGTGCTGATCCAGCAATTCCGCCAGGCGGAACAGCAACAGGCCGCGCTGGGCCGGCGAATGCTGCGCCCACGGCCCGGTGAAGGCTGCGCGGGCCGCCGCGACGGCTGCGTCGACATCCCGCTCGCCCCCTTCCGCGACTTCAGCCACGCTGCTTTCGCTCGCCGGGTTCTCCACGGCAAACCGGCGACCGCTGGCGGCGTCCTGCCAGGTGCCGCCAATGAACAGGCGGCCGGGTTGCGACAGGAACTTCTCGACGGCAGGCAACAATTGGATCTGGCTCATATCCCCTCCTTCACAGCGCCATTTCAATCAGGCAAGGACCGCCATCGGCGGCAGCGTTGGCCAAGGCGCGTTGCAATTCGGCATTGGTGTGCACTGTGCTCGCCGCCAGGCCGTAGCCCTTGGCCAGGGCCTTCCAATCGATACGAGGACGGTCGAGCACGGTCAGGCTCAGCGCTTCGGGGCCGAGGTCGGTCACGCCAAACCGGCGCAATTCGTTCTGCAGGATCGCGTAGCGATGGTTGGCGGCGATCAGGATCACCACCGGCAATTGTTCCCGGGCGATGCTCCACAAGGTTTGAATGGTGTACTGGGCACTGCCGTCCGATTGCAGGCAGAACACCCGGTTGCCCCGCTCGGCCAGCGCCGCGCCGAACCCCACCGGAATGCCCTGGCCGATGGCGCCGCCCGTATTGGTCAACACCCGATGTCGCGCGGCACGGGCCGACGCGGTGAAAAACGGGTAGCCGCAGGTGCCACCCTCTACCGAGACAATGCAGTCGTCCGGCAGCGAAGCGGCCAACACCTGGCCTATCGACTGTGGGGTCAATTCGGCGTTGGCGGGCGGCAACTCGACACCCATCGGCGTCGGCACGAAAGCCGGTGCTTCCAGAGCGTCGGCCAACGCGGTAAGCGCACCGGCCACGTCATCCCCGACGTCTGCCAGGTAGAGCAGGCGATCGCGTTCTGCCAGGCGAGAAGGAATACCTTCGTAGCCGAAGTAACTGATCGGCTCTGGAATGCCGGCACACACCACCGCGTCGTACTGGTCCAGGACGCCAATGGCCACTTCGGGGAAATAGGGCAAGCGGTCCAGGTCCGGCAGGCCACCGCCGCGATAGCTCAAACGCGGGAAGGTTTCGGCGAACAAGTGCACACCGGGCAGCTGTGCCAGGCGCCCCGCCGCTTCAAGACCGGCGACCGACAAGCCCTGGTCGCCGACGATGAACACCAGGCGCTGGCCATTGCGCAGTGCCTGGGCGATGGCTTCGATCCGGTCACCGGCAAACCGCCGAACCGGCGCGTGCAAGGTGGTGAAGGCAGTTTCCCGTGCCACTTCGTTGGCTTGCAGATCCATCGGCAGGATCAGGCTGGCGATCTGGCCCTTGGCTTGCCAGGCGGACCGCACGGCCTCCTGCAGATCCTCGCCGATGCCAGAGGCCGTGCGCGATGTACGCACCCAGCCGGAGACGCTCCCGGCCAATGCCTGGATATCGCTCGCCAGCGGTGGATCGTAGTTGACGTGCCATGAAGCGTGATCGCCGATGACATTGACGATCGGAGTGTTGGCGCGACGGGCGTTGTGCAGGTTGGCAATGCCGTTGGCAAAGCCAGGCCCCAGGTGCGTCAGGGTCATCGCCGGCTTGCCGGCAATCCGGCCGTAACCGTCCGCGGCGCCGGTGCACACACCTTCGAACAGGGACAGGACCGGCTTGAGGGCCGGCGCGCTGGCCATGGCGGCCACCAGGGGAATTTCGGTCGTTCCGGGGTTGGCGAAGCAGTACTCGATACCGCTCGCCACCGCCGCCTTCACTATCAATTGCGCGCCATTCATTTCCAGCCCTCTTGTTCGAGCGTTTGCAATGGCTGAGATTTATCACACATCAAAACCAACATAACAAGCATTTTATTTTCATAAAGCTCGTATATTGAGATTTGTGACGGCTTATAAGCCCTGCAAACTGATAAATCCGCTTGCATTTCTCAAGCCCTGGAGTAACGTGGCAGCGCATCCGTCAGCCGGTGAGCAGGCTTTCCATCCCAGGCGCGTCTACCTATAGTGCTCACCGAACGGCCAGCCACGCGCCCTTTCCCCTTAGGAGCCAAATGAGCAGTCTGAGTAAAATGTTGAGTGTCCTGGACCTGTTCGGCCCGCAACGGTTGAAGATCGATCCCGACACCATCGCCGAGCACATGGGCCTCTCGCGGGCGACCGTGTACCGCTACGTCAAGGACCTGTGCGACGCCGGTCTGCTGAGCCGGGTGGATGCCGGCAGCTACGGCCTCGGGCCACGGATCATCGAGCTGGACTGGATGATGCGGCAGTACGACCCGATCCTCGTGGCCGGTCGCGAGCTGATGCACGAGCTGTCGGAAGAAACCGGCCTGGCGGTGTTCGCCAGCGTTTTCTACGACGGACACATCATCAACACCTACATCGCCGAGCCCACCGACACTTACCAATTTGCATTCGGCCGCGGGCAACCGCTGCCGTTTTTCCGCGGTGCGCAGTCCAAGGTCCTGATCGCCTTCCAGAAGAGCCGGCGCCTGCAACGCCTGTACGACGAGCACATGGCCAACGACCCGGACAACCCCTACGACTGGGCGAGCTTTTCCAAGGCGGCAAAAAAGATCCGCAAGGACGGTTACTGCCTGACCCACGACGAACTCAACGAGGGACTGACCGGTATCGCGGCGCCGATCTTCAATCCGGGGATCGACGAGGTGGTGGGCAGCCTTTCCGCGGTCGGCAGCACCCAGAGCTTCAAGCTGCTGCGCCAGGAAACGGTGGTTGAGATGGTGATGGAGACCACCCGGCGCATTGCTGAAAAAATGCACAACCCACCCGCCCCCCTCCAGGACTAGAGCCTGACGCTGCGGCGCACTCCATGGCCGCAGCCCATGCTCAGAACGGAACGGCCACGCTCACCTGGCTGTACAGGTTGGTGCCATTGCCTGTGGCTTGATTGCCGCCTGTGGTCGAGTCCCGGTCCGGTTTGTAGAGACCTACGAGCGGGGTGATGATCAGGTGCGGGTTGACGGCCCACTCGGCATAGAAGTCCAGCTCCCGGGCATCGAGGTTCAACGCATTGCTTTTGCGCACCGTGTTGAAATCGAAGAACAACGCGCCGAGGGTCAGGTTTTCCAATGGCGTGGCCTTCAGGCCGATGTGATGGATGGCGGTGTTGCTGTTGAATGGCCCGGCGTAGTTGCCGGCCACCTCGCCCTGGAACCAGGTCCCGTAGCCGGTGCTCTGACCGGTAAACAGCGAGTCCCATTTTTGCGAGTAGCGCGAGTAGCGGTACGTCAGTTTCGGTGACCAGGTCACGTCGGCAAAGGTGTATCCGGCCTCGGCGTACCAGGCTTTCTCGGGACCGGCGTCCTTGTCTTGCCAGGCGTATTCAAACGCCAGGCTGGCGTTCTCGATCCCTGCGTCACCCTCGCCACGGATGCTGTAGACATTCATGCCTTTGCGTTGCTTCTGGAAATCACTGGCCCAGCGGTCACTCACGTCAATGCCATGGACCCAGGTCAGCCCCAAGGTTCCGGCCTTGGCGGTGTAGTCCAGGGTACCGGCGGCCAGTTCGGTTTCGGCCTGGGCGCGGTTGTCGGACTTGAGCCACGCCACACTGCCATGCACACCGTCCTGCCCGCCCAGGCGCACCACGGCGGTTTGGTCGAAAGCGTGCCGGGCCGCCAGGTAATAGGCGCCACCACGGTTCAGGCGGCCATCGGCGGGTCCCTTGCCCAGGTTCGGCCCGTCGTCGTTGATCAGGAAGCCCCTGCCCAGCTTGACCACCTGGCGTCCGCCGGAGATGTCGACGCCGTCCTGGCCCAACAGCGGGAACAGATCGGCGGAACGCCAGCCCAGGTAAGCGTCTTCGATTTTCGTGGTCCGTTCGGTTCCCAGGCTGTTCCCCGCCGCGTCACCGTCGCCCCAGGTCGCGGAACTGACCAGGCTGAATGCGCCGTAGGCGGTGCCACGGCCGGCCAAGGCCTGGTCGCCACTCACGCCATACTTGATGAAACCTTCCCGCCAGGTAGACCCGCCCGACGTGCCGTCGTAGTTCTTGCGGCTGTTGAAATGGCCGAACACCGCCAGCACGTCGGCGTTGAGGTGACTGTCTGCGTCGGCGTACAACTCATAGGCCTGGGCCGGGCCCACGGTGCAGAACGCCAACGTGCAGGCGAGGCCGCTGCTGAAAAACTCGATACGCGATGGATACCGCATGGCTGAAGCTCCTTGTGGTGCGCCTTTCAAAGGCTGTCTTGATTATTCGTGAAGCCGGCGCAGCAGGCTGCGCCGGCTTACGCGGTCAGCGGCAGGTGGCCAGGGCGTTATCGAGGGCCTGGACGATCACCCCGGCCTCTTCGGACGTGAGGGTCAGGGGCGGTGACAGGACGATCTTGTTGCCGATCGGGCGCACCAGCACGCCGCCACGGCGGGCTTCATCGGCAATCCGCGTGGCGAGGCCGGTCGCCGGATCGAGGGGCTCGCGAGTGGCCTTGTCCGTCACCAGGTCCAGGGCGATCATCAGGCCCTTGCCACGCACTTCGCCGACCACCGCGTAGCGTTCGGCCAGCGGCTGCAAGTGCTCCAGCAACCGGGTACCGATTTTCCCGGCGTTGCCCGGCAGATCCTCGGCCTCGACAATATCCAGCACCGCCAGGGCTGCGGCACACGCGGTCGGGTGCCCGCTGTAGGTGTAGCCGTGCATGATCACACTGCTGAACCCCGGCCCGTTCTCGATGGCATCGGCGATCCGCTGGTTGAACACCGTGGCGCCCATCGGGATGTAACCGGCGGTGATGCCCTTGGCCAGGCACAGGACGTCCGGCGCGACGTCCCAGCCACGACTGCCCAACATGCAGCCCGTGCGGCCGAACCCCGTCACCACTTCATCGGCGATCAACAGGATGCCGTGGCGGTCGCAGACCTCGCGCAATCTCTTCCAGTAGTTCGCCGGCGGTACGATGACGCCACCCGCCCCCTGCACCGGTTCGGCGATCAGCGCAGCGATGGTTTGCGCCCCCAACAGTGCGATCTGGTCTTCCAACTGACGGATGCAGTGGGCGGTCAGTTCTTCCGGATCGCGGCAATCCCAGGGGTTGCGATACAGCCATGGCGTATCGAGCAAATGGCAGCCCGCGAGCAATTGCCCGTGGTTGTAGTGATAGACACCGTTACCGCCCACCGAGGTACCGCCCATGTGCACGCCGTGGTAGCCGTTGCGCAATGACAGGAAGCGGGTACGCCCCGGCTCGCCGCTGGCGATCCAGTACTGGCGGGCCATTTTCAATGCGGTCTCCACCGCGTCCGAACCGCCAGCGCTGAACAGCACGCGGGCCATGTTTTCCTGGGCAAACATCGAGATCAGCCGCTCGGCCAGGTCGAACACCCGTGGATGGGCGATACCGTCGAACGTCTGGTAATACGCCAGTTCGTCCAGCTGCGCGGCAATGGCCGCTTTCACCGACGCCCGATTGTGGCCCACGTTGACGTTCCACAAACCGCCGACGCCGTCGAGCATGCGCTGGCCGTCGATGTCGGTGATGTAGTTGCCGTCACCCTTGGCGATGATCAGGGTTTTCGAACGCTGGGCCGGTGCCGCGGAACTCATCGGGTGCCAGAACTTCTTCTGCGCTGTCTTGTATTTCTCGTACATGATTCAAGTCCTCACTCAGTTTCACGGGTGCGTACAAACAGCAGTTGCTGGCCGGTGAACTCCAGCAACCCTTCAAGGCCGAACTCGACG belongs to Pseudomonas sp. B21-028 and includes:
- a CDS encoding aldehyde dehydrogenase family protein is translated as MSQIQLLPAVEKFLSQPGRLFIGGTWQDAASGRRFAVENPASESSVAEVAEGGERDVDAAVAAARAAFTGPWAQHSPAQRGLLLFRLAELLDQHREELAQLITLENGKPIANARGEAASAANIIRYFAGWPTKIEGSTHPVSPASGAPMLNYTVREPVGVCALIVPWNFPLTMCVWKLGPVLATGCVAVLKPAEQTPLVAIRLVQLIEAAGFPAGVVNLITGLGAHTGAPLAGHPDVDKIAFTGSTQVGRLIAQAATGNMKKVSLELGGKSPNIILPDADIVRAAKGAADGIFYNQGQVCTAGSRLYVHASVLDQVLEELQRHAAAHVLGPGLDPASSMGPLVSARQLGSVRGYLQRGQEEGAELICGGDRPAHLERGHFIQPSVFLDRAERACVAREEIFGPVLTVMSWTEIDELVLRANDSPYGLAAGLWTRDLRSAHRVAAQLKAGSVWINCWNVVDPASPFGGYKQSGWGREMSKNVIDAYTETKSVFVDLA
- a CDS encoding acetolactate synthase large subunit translates to MNGAQLIVKAAVASGIEYCFANPGTTEIPLVAAMASAPALKPVLSLFEGVCTGAADGYGRIAGKPAMTLTHLGPGFANGIANLHNARRANTPIVNVIGDHASWHVNYDPPLASDIQALAGSVSGWVRTSRTASGIGEDLQEAVRSAWQAKGQIASLILPMDLQANEVARETAFTTLHAPVRRFAGDRIEAIAQALRNGQRLVFIVGDQGLSVAGLEAAGRLAQLPGVHLFAETFPRLSYRGGGLPDLDRLPYFPEVAIGVLDQYDAVVCAGIPEPISYFGYEGIPSRLAERDRLLYLADVGDDVAGALTALADALEAPAFVPTPMGVELPPANAELTPQSIGQVLAASLPDDCIVSVEGGTCGYPFFTASARAARHRVLTNTGGAIGQGIPVGFGAALAERGNRVFCLQSDGSAQYTIQTLWSIAREQLPVVILIAANHRYAILQNELRRFGVTDLGPEALSLTVLDRPRIDWKALAKGYGLAASTVHTNAELQRALANAAADGGPCLIEMAL
- a CDS encoding aminotransferase class III-fold pyridoxal phosphate-dependent enzyme, which produces MYEKYKTAQKKFWHPMSSAAPAQRSKTLIIAKGDGNYITDIDGQRMLDGVGGLWNVNVGHNRASVKAAIAAQLDELAYYQTFDGIAHPRVFDLAERLISMFAQENMARVLFSAGGSDAVETALKMARQYWIASGEPGRTRFLSLRNGYHGVHMGGTSVGGNGVYHYNHGQLLAGCHLLDTPWLYRNPWDCRDPEELTAHCIRQLEDQIALLGAQTIAALIAEPVQGAGGVIVPPANYWKRLREVCDRHGILLIADEVVTGFGRTGCMLGSRGWDVAPDVLCLAKGITAGYIPMGATVFNQRIADAIENGPGFSSVIMHGYTYSGHPTACAAALAVLDIVEAEDLPGNAGKIGTRLLEHLQPLAERYAVVGEVRGKGLMIALDLVTDKATREPLDPATGLATRIADEARRGGVLVRPIGNKIVLSPPLTLTSEEAGVIVQALDNALATCR
- a CDS encoding alginate export family protein, translated to MRYPSRIEFFSSGLACTLAFCTVGPAQAYELYADADSHLNADVLAVFGHFNSRKNYDGTSGGSTWREGFIKYGVSGDQALAGRGTAYGAFSLVSSATWGDGDAAGNSLGTERTTKIEDAYLGWRSADLFPLLGQDGVDISGGRQVVKLGRGFLINDDGPNLGKGPADGRLNRGGAYYLAARHAFDQTAVVRLGGQDGVHGSVAWLKSDNRAQAETELAAGTLDYTAKAGTLGLTWVHGIDVSDRWASDFQKQRKGMNVYSIRGEGDAGIENASLAFEYAWQDKDAGPEKAWYAEAGYTFADVTWSPKLTYRYSRYSQKWDSLFTGQSTGYGTWFQGEVAGNYAGPFNSNTAIHHIGLKATPLENLTLGALFFDFNTVRKSNALNLDARELDFYAEWAVNPHLIITPLVGLYKPDRDSTTGGNQATGNGTNLYSQVSVAVPF
- a CDS encoding IclR family transcriptional regulator, yielding MSSLSKMLSVLDLFGPQRLKIDPDTIAEHMGLSRATVYRYVKDLCDAGLLSRVDAGSYGLGPRIIELDWMMRQYDPILVAGRELMHELSEETGLAVFASVFYDGHIINTYIAEPTDTYQFAFGRGQPLPFFRGAQSKVLIAFQKSRRLQRLYDEHMANDPDNPYDWASFSKAAKKIRKDGYCLTHDELNEGLTGIAAPIFNPGIDEVVGSLSAVGSTQSFKLLRQETVVEMVMETTRRIAEKMHNPPAPLQD